A single region of the Pseudomonas sp. PDM14 genome encodes:
- a CDS encoding extracellular solute-binding protein, which yields MSHKKSLLFAALALCCAQASAAVEEKTLRLYNWADYFAEDTLANFTKETGIKVIYDVMEGSETLEAKMMAGGSGYDLIFPGDTVAERLMRAGALQKLDPDKLQHLADIEPGLRTLQTKYPYSRHATVPYTWGSIGITYNAEMVGKRMPDAPVNSLDLLFKPEHAAKFADCGISIIDSPDEVMAVALNYLGRSPRSAEPQDLKAASALLLAIKPYIRKFQSQPVTDLVNGDLCLSLGYSGDVTQAQRAASGAGKPADFRFHIPREGTTVWMDTMAIPVDAKNPEYAYAFINFVMRPENMAAISNFTGYPTSSVKARPMVDADMRNNPEIYVDEATYARLIPGKDIPQREMRARMRAWTSFKTASH from the coding sequence ATGAGCCACAAGAAAAGCCTGCTGTTCGCCGCCCTGGCGCTGTGTTGTGCCCAGGCCTCGGCTGCCGTGGAGGAGAAGACCCTGCGCCTGTACAACTGGGCCGACTACTTCGCCGAGGACACCCTCGCCAACTTCACCAAGGAGACCGGCATCAAGGTGATCTACGACGTCATGGAGGGCAGCGAGACGCTGGAGGCCAAGATGATGGCAGGTGGCAGCGGCTACGACCTGATCTTCCCCGGCGACACCGTAGCCGAGCGCCTGATGCGTGCCGGCGCGCTGCAGAAGCTCGACCCGGACAAGCTGCAGCACCTGGCCGACATCGAGCCTGGCCTGCGCACCCTGCAGACCAAGTACCCGTACTCGCGCCACGCCACCGTGCCCTACACCTGGGGCAGCATCGGCATCACCTACAACGCCGAGATGGTCGGCAAGCGCATGCCGGATGCCCCGGTGAACAGCCTCGACCTGTTGTTCAAACCGGAGCACGCGGCCAAGTTCGCCGACTGCGGCATCTCGATCATCGACTCGCCGGACGAGGTCATGGCCGTGGCGCTCAACTACCTCGGTCGCTCGCCGCGCAGCGCCGAGCCGCAGGACCTGAAGGCGGCCAGCGCGCTGCTGCTGGCGATCAAGCCGTACATCCGCAAGTTCCAGTCGCAACCGGTCACCGACCTGGTCAACGGCGACCTGTGCCTGTCGCTCGGCTACAGCGGCGATGTCACCCAGGCCCAGCGCGCCGCCAGTGGTGCCGGCAAGCCGGCGGACTTCCGCTTCCACATCCCGCGCGAGGGCACCACGGTGTGGATGGACACCATGGCCATCCCGGTGGATGCGAAGAACCCGGAATACGCCTACGCCTTCATCAACTTCGTCATGCGTCCGGAAAACATGGCGGCGATCAGCAACTTCACCGGCTACCCGACCTCCAGTGTCAAGGCGCGGCCGATGGTCGACGCCGACATGCGCAACAACCCGGAGATCTACGTCGACGAAGCCACCTATGCGCGACTGATTCCCGGCAAGGACATCCCGCAGCGCGAGATGCGTGCGCGCATGCGCGCCTGGACCAGCTTCAAGACCGCCAGCCACTGA
- the aguB gene encoding N-carbamoylputrescine amidase — MSRLTVATTQFACSWDLKQNLDRAEQLVRDAAARGARLILLQELFATPYFCIEQDHKHLALAEEYSASPLLKRFAALAGELGVVLPLSWFEKAGNAYFNSLAVADADGRLLGVYRKTHIPNAIGYQEKEYFSPGDTGFRVWDTAVGRIGVGICWDQWFPETARCLALQGAEVLLYPTAIGSEPGAAALDSRDHWQLTQRGHAAANIVPVIAANRVGREVATTDPGLQMSFYGSSFITDHKGKLLAEADRDTSGVLLRELDLAAMREDRLTWGIYRDRRPEMYGALLGLDGRHLHSHWNPRGA; from the coding sequence ATGAGCAGACTGACCGTCGCCACCACCCAGTTCGCCTGCAGCTGGGACCTCAAGCAGAACCTAGACCGCGCCGAACAGCTGGTGCGTGACGCCGCCGCCCGCGGCGCGCGGCTGATCCTGCTGCAGGAGCTGTTCGCCACCCCGTACTTCTGCATCGAGCAGGACCACAAGCACCTGGCCCTGGCCGAGGAATACAGCGCCAGCCCGCTGCTCAAGCGCTTTGCCGCGCTGGCCGGCGAGCTGGGCGTAGTGCTGCCGCTGAGCTGGTTCGAGAAGGCCGGCAACGCCTACTTCAACTCCCTGGCCGTGGCCGACGCCGACGGCCGCCTGCTCGGCGTGTATCGCAAGACCCACATCCCCAACGCCATCGGCTACCAGGAGAAGGAGTACTTCAGTCCCGGCGATACCGGCTTCCGCGTCTGGGACACCGCCGTCGGGCGCATCGGCGTCGGTATCTGCTGGGACCAGTGGTTCCCCGAGACCGCGCGCTGCCTGGCCCTGCAGGGCGCCGAGGTGCTGCTCTATCCTACTGCCATTGGCTCAGAGCCAGGTGCCGCCGCGCTGGATTCGCGCGATCACTGGCAATTGACCCAGCGCGGCCACGCCGCCGCCAACATCGTCCCGGTGATCGCCGCCAACCGCGTCGGCCGCGAAGTGGCGACCACCGATCCGGGCCTGCAGATGAGCTTCTACGGCTCGTCCTTCATCACCGACCACAAGGGCAAGTTGCTCGCCGAGGCGGATCGCGACACCAGCGGCGTGCTGTTGCGCGAGCTGGACCTCGCCGCCATGCGCGAGGACCGTCTGACCTGGGGCATCTACCGCGACCGTCGCCCGGAGATGTACGGAGCGCTGCTGGGCCTGGATGGCCGCCACCTGCATAGCCACTGGAACCCTCGGGGAGCCTGA
- a CDS encoding agmatine/peptidylarginine deiminase, with product MQQNAVASNAWFMPAEWAPHAATWMVWPHNQPLWESGWGVTLEEVQVDFARVANAIARFEPVKMVVDPSAAFRARELCGKGVELIELAVDDSWCRDSGPSFVCHPQMGLAGVSWRFNAWGGKSEHSLDEGLARRILNGLGLECFGTPLSNEGGAIHVDGEGTLITTESVLLNPNRNPGMSKAEMEEIFARLLGVKKTIWLPGDPKYVTGDMTDGHVDGVCAFAKPGALLVDATHDHGSVYAEVVRENRRALELATDAKGRQFELLELYEASDAVDTEAEVFCASYTNFYICNGAIIMPAYGIAADQVAADTLRMAFPGREVVPVRINQLAHGGGGVHCITQQQPLWPLKG from the coding sequence ATGCAACAGAACGCCGTCGCTTCGAACGCTTGGTTCATGCCCGCCGAATGGGCCCCGCACGCTGCCACCTGGATGGTCTGGCCGCACAATCAGCCGCTGTGGGAGTCCGGCTGGGGCGTGACCCTGGAAGAGGTGCAGGTCGACTTCGCCCGTGTCGCCAACGCCATCGCCCGCTTCGAGCCGGTGAAGATGGTGGTCGACCCGTCGGCGGCGTTCCGTGCTCGTGAACTGTGCGGCAAGGGTGTCGAGTTGATCGAACTGGCAGTGGACGACAGCTGGTGCCGCGACTCCGGGCCGAGTTTCGTCTGCCATCCGCAGATGGGCCTGGCCGGTGTCAGCTGGCGCTTCAACGCCTGGGGCGGCAAGTCCGAGCACAGCCTCGACGAGGGCCTGGCGCGGCGCATCCTCAACGGCCTAGGCCTGGAATGCTTCGGCACGCCGCTCTCCAACGAAGGCGGCGCCATCCACGTGGACGGCGAGGGCACGCTGATCACCACCGAGTCGGTGCTGCTCAACCCCAACCGCAACCCGGGCATGAGCAAGGCCGAGATGGAAGAAATCTTCGCCCGCCTGCTCGGGGTGAAGAAGACCATCTGGCTGCCGGGCGACCCCAAGTACGTCACCGGCGACATGACCGACGGTCACGTCGACGGCGTATGCGCCTTCGCCAAGCCCGGCGCGCTGCTGGTCGACGCTACCCATGACCACGGCTCGGTGTACGCCGAGGTGGTGCGCGAGAATCGCCGCGCCCTGGAACTGGCCACCGACGCCAAGGGCCGCCAGTTCGAGCTGCTCGAACTGTACGAAGCCAGCGATGCGGTGGACACCGAGGCCGAGGTGTTCTGCGCCTCCTACACCAACTTCTACATCTGCAACGGCGCCATCATCATGCCGGCCTACGGCATCGCCGCCGACCAGGTGGCCGCGGACACCCTGCGCATGGCCTTCCCCGGCCGCGAGGTGGTACCGGTGCGCATCAACCAGCTGGCCCACGGCGGCGGCGGGGTGCATTGCATCACCCAGCAGCAGCCGCTGTGGCCGCTGAAGGGTTGA
- a CDS encoding LysR substrate-binding domain-containing protein, whose protein sequence is MLKHWPPLNALRGFEAAARLGSFHKAAEELHLTQSAISQQIRSLESFLEQPLFFRNGRSVALTDAGFDLLSTTQALLQQLAVGIRRLEQYRKPNQLVVNTTPAFARHWLVPHLGDFHRRYPQVDLWLFTSDEVPDMSSQTIDIAVRDDLSAQAECSFRVLLEDRLYPACHPRVLATPASERTTLHGEREMDWAHWQVQGGADIGQHSQGLNFSDPGLLLDAASQGLGIALVSELLASSACAQALLQPLSEQRVRGPRWTWLVHRDSEHDPLTRQFCDWLEQRLSPSAGT, encoded by the coding sequence ATGTTGAAACACTGGCCTCCGCTAAACGCCCTGCGCGGCTTCGAAGCCGCCGCCCGCCTGGGTAGCTTCCACAAGGCCGCCGAGGAGCTGCACCTCACCCAGTCGGCCATCAGCCAGCAGATTCGCAGCCTGGAAAGCTTCCTCGAACAGCCGCTGTTTTTCCGCAACGGCCGCAGCGTGGCACTGACCGATGCCGGCTTCGACCTGCTCAGCACCACCCAGGCCCTGCTGCAGCAACTGGCCGTGGGCATCCGCCGCCTGGAGCAGTACCGCAAGCCCAACCAACTGGTGGTCAACACCACGCCGGCCTTCGCCCGCCACTGGCTGGTGCCGCACCTGGGCGACTTCCATCGGCGCTATCCGCAAGTGGATCTGTGGCTGTTCACCAGCGACGAGGTGCCGGACATGAGCAGCCAGACCATCGACATCGCCGTGCGCGACGACCTCAGCGCCCAGGCCGAATGCAGCTTCCGCGTGCTGCTGGAGGACCGTCTCTACCCGGCCTGCCACCCGCGCGTACTGGCCACACCGGCAAGCGAGCGCACCACTCTGCACGGCGAGCGCGAGATGGACTGGGCCCACTGGCAGGTACAGGGCGGCGCCGATATCGGCCAGCACAGCCAGGGGCTGAACTTCTCCGACCCCGGCCTGCTGCTGGACGCCGCCAGCCAGGGCCTGGGCATCGCCCTGGTCAGCGAGCTGCTGGCCTCGTCGGCTTGCGCACAGGCGCTGCTGCAACCGCTCAGCGAACAGCGGGTGCGCGGCCCGCGCTGGACCTGGCTGGTGCACCGCGACAGCGAGCACGACCCGCTCACCCGCCAGTTCTGCGACTGGCTGGAACAGCGCCTGAGCCCTAGTGCCGGCACCTGA
- a CDS encoding acyl-CoA thioesterase yields MPFTTSRTVVFGDCDPAGIVYTPRIAYFVIEAIHEFLSHRLGGEGLRKLFAMGILPPARALSIEFLSPMTWDEVIHIEVRSETPGATSFSFAVEGRQTSGEVTFRASMTQVCIDPESKQPTALPDALRQALLPE; encoded by the coding sequence ATGCCCTTCACCACTAGCCGCACCGTTGTGTTTGGCGATTGCGACCCCGCCGGGATCGTCTACACGCCGCGCATCGCCTACTTCGTCATCGAGGCGATCCACGAATTCCTCTCCCATCGACTGGGTGGCGAGGGGCTGCGCAAGCTCTTCGCCATGGGCATCCTGCCGCCGGCGCGGGCGCTGTCGATCGAGTTCCTCTCGCCCATGACCTGGGACGAGGTGATCCACATCGAGGTGCGCAGCGAAACACCCGGCGCCACCTCGTTCAGCTTCGCCGTGGAAGGTCGCCAGACATCGGGCGAGGTGACCTTTCGCGCCTCGATGACCCAAGTGTGCATCGACCCCGAGAGCAAGCAGCCGACCGCTCTGCCCGATGCGCTACGCCAAGCTCTACTGCCCGAATAG
- the fadD1 gene encoding long-chain-fatty-acid--CoA ligase FadD1 — protein MTENFWKDKYPVGIAAEIDADQYPNIQAVLKQSCQRFANKPAFTNLGKTLTYGELYELSGAFAAYLQNHTDLQPGDRIAVQLPNVLQYPVVVFGAMRAGLVVVNTNPLYTAREMEHQFNDSGAKALVCLANMAHLAEEVLPKTGIKHVVITEVADLLPVLKRTLVNFVVKHVKKMVPAYNLPQAVKINEALAKGRGKPVKEASPSNGDVAVLQYTGGTTGVAKGAMLTHRNLIANMLQSKALMGSNLNEGSEIVICPLPLYHIYAFTFHCMAMMLTGNHNILITNPRDLPGTVKELGNWKFSAFVGLNTLFVALCNSEDFRRLDFSALKLTLSGGMALQLAAAERWKEVTGCAICEGYGMTETSPVVSVNPFQNIQIGTIGIPVPSTLCKVIDDDGKEQPQGERGELCVKGPQVMKGYWQRQEATDEMLDAEGWLKTGDIAVIQEDGYMRIVDRKKDMILVSGFNVYPNELEDVLATLPGVLQCAAIGVPDERSGEAIKVFVVVKPGESLTKEQVMEHMRANLTGYKVPRFVEFREGLPTTNVGKILRRELRDEELKKIAAKA, from the coding sequence ATGACCGAAAACTTCTGGAAGGATAAGTATCCTGTCGGGATCGCTGCCGAGATCGATGCCGATCAGTACCCCAATATCCAGGCGGTACTGAAACAATCCTGCCAACGCTTTGCCAACAAGCCTGCATTCACCAATCTGGGCAAGACCCTGACCTACGGTGAGCTGTACGAGCTCTCCGGCGCGTTCGCCGCCTACCTGCAGAACCACACCGACCTTCAGCCTGGCGACCGCATCGCCGTGCAGCTGCCCAACGTCCTGCAATACCCGGTCGTGGTATTCGGTGCGATGCGTGCCGGCCTGGTCGTGGTCAACACCAACCCGCTGTACACCGCGCGGGAAATGGAACACCAGTTCAACGACTCCGGCGCCAAGGCGCTGGTGTGCCTGGCCAACATGGCCCACCTGGCCGAGGAAGTGCTGCCCAAGACTGGCATCAAGCACGTGGTCATCACCGAAGTGGCCGACCTGCTGCCGGTGCTCAAACGCACCCTGGTCAACTTCGTCGTCAAGCACGTGAAGAAGATGGTCCCGGCCTACAACCTGCCGCAGGCCGTGAAGATCAACGAGGCGCTGGCCAAGGGCCGCGGCAAGCCGGTCAAGGAGGCCAGCCCGAGCAATGGCGACGTCGCCGTGCTGCAGTACACCGGTGGTACCACCGGCGTGGCCAAGGGCGCGATGCTGACCCACCGCAACCTGATCGCCAACATGCTGCAATCCAAGGCGCTGATGGGCTCCAACCTCAATGAAGGTAGCGAGATCGTCATCTGCCCGTTGCCGCTGTACCACATCTACGCCTTCACCTTTCACTGCATGGCGATGATGCTGACCGGCAACCACAACATCCTCATCACCAATCCGCGTGACCTGCCGGGCACCGTGAAGGAACTGGGCAACTGGAAGTTCAGCGCCTTCGTCGGCCTCAACACCCTGTTCGTCGCCCTGTGCAACAGCGAAGACTTCCGTCGTTTGGACTTCTCCGCCCTGAAGCTGACCCTGTCGGGCGGCATGGCCCTGCAGTTGGCGGCGGCTGAGCGCTGGAAGGAAGTCACCGGTTGCGCCATCTGCGAAGGTTACGGCATGACCGAAACCAGCCCGGTGGTCTCGGTCAACCCGTTCCAGAACATCCAGATCGGCACCATCGGCATCCCGGTTCCGTCGACCCTGTGCAAGGTCATCGACGACGACGGCAAGGAGCAGCCGCAAGGCGAGCGTGGCGAGCTGTGCGTCAAGGGCCCGCAAGTGATGAAAGGCTACTGGCAGCGTCAGGAAGCCACCGACGAGATGCTCGATGCCGAAGGCTGGCTGAAGACCGGTGACATCGCCGTGATTCAGGAAGACGGCTACATGCGCATCGTCGACCGCAAGAAGGACATGATCCTGGTGTCCGGCTTCAACGTGTACCCGAACGAGCTGGAAGACGTGCTCGCCACCCTGCCGGGCGTGCTGCAGTGCGCGGCGATCGGCGTGCCGGACGAGCGTTCGGGCGAGGCGATCAAGGTCTTCGTCGTGGTCAAACCGGGCGAGAGCCTGACCAAGGAGCAGGTCATGGAGCACATGCGTGCGAACCTGACCGGCTACAAGGTGCCGCGCTTCGTCGAGTTCCGCGAAGGCCTGCCGACCACCAACGTCGGCAAGATCCTGCGTCGCGAGCTGCGTGACGAGGAGTTGAAGAAGATCGCCGCCAAGGCCTGA
- the fadD2 gene encoding long-chain-fatty-acid--CoA ligase FadD2 has translation MQPDFWDDKRPAGVASQLDFSTYRSVVEVFERSCKKFADRPAFSNLGVTLTYAELERYSGAFAAWLQKNTDLKPGDRIAVQMPNILQYPIAVFGAMRAGLIVVNTNPLYTVREMRHQFKDAGVRALVYLNTFGKSVQDALPDSEIEYLIEARLGDMLPSLKGWLVNTVVKKVKKMVPDYHLPQALSFKSVLRQGQGHGLKPVKVGLDDIAVLQYTGGTTGVAKGAMLTHGNLVANMQQVHNCLQQTGEDGMPLMKEGGEIMIAPLPLYHIYAFTANCMCMMVSGNHNVLITNPRDIPGFVKELGKWQFSALLGLNTLFVALMDNPEFKNLDFSRLKLTNSGGTALVKATAERWQEVTGCAIVEGYGLTETSPVATTNCYGELARLGTVGIPVAGTTLKVIDDDGLEQPLGERGELCIKGPQVMKGYWQREEATAEVLDAEGWFKTGDIAVIDPDGYVRIVDRKKDMIIVSGFNVYPNEIEDVVMAHPKVASCAAIGVPDEKSGEAVKLFVVPREGGVTVEELKAYCRENFTGYKVPKHIVLRESLPMTPVGKILRRELRDIA, from the coding sequence ATGCAACCTGACTTCTGGGACGACAAGCGCCCGGCCGGCGTCGCTAGCCAACTGGATTTTTCCACCTACCGCTCGGTGGTCGAAGTCTTCGAGCGCTCCTGCAAGAAATTCGCCGATCGCCCGGCCTTCAGCAACCTCGGCGTGACGCTTACCTACGCCGAGCTGGAGCGCTACTCCGGAGCATTCGCCGCCTGGCTGCAGAAGAACACCGATCTTAAGCCCGGCGACCGCATCGCCGTGCAGATGCCCAACATCCTGCAGTACCCGATCGCGGTGTTCGGTGCCATGCGCGCCGGCCTGATCGTGGTCAACACCAACCCGCTGTACACCGTGCGCGAGATGCGTCACCAGTTCAAGGACGCCGGCGTGCGTGCCCTGGTGTACCTCAATACGTTCGGCAAATCGGTGCAGGACGCCCTGCCCGACAGCGAGATCGAGTACCTGATCGAGGCACGCCTCGGTGACATGCTGCCGAGCCTCAAGGGCTGGCTGGTCAACACCGTGGTGAAGAAGGTCAAGAAGATGGTGCCGGACTACCATCTGCCCCAGGCACTGTCGTTCAAGAGCGTGCTGCGTCAGGGCCAGGGCCACGGGCTCAAGCCGGTCAAGGTCGGTCTCGACGACATCGCCGTGCTGCAGTACACCGGCGGCACCACCGGCGTGGCCAAGGGCGCGATGCTGACCCACGGCAACCTGGTGGCGAACATGCAGCAAGTGCACAACTGCTTGCAGCAGACCGGCGAAGACGGCATGCCGCTGATGAAGGAGGGCGGCGAGATCATGATCGCGCCGCTGCCGCTCTACCATATCTATGCCTTCACCGCGAACTGCATGTGCATGATGGTCAGCGGCAACCACAACGTGCTGATCACCAACCCGCGCGACATTCCCGGCTTCGTCAAAGAGCTGGGCAAGTGGCAGTTCTCCGCGTTGCTGGGCCTGAACACCCTGTTCGTCGCGCTGATGGACAATCCGGAGTTCAAGAACCTCGATTTCTCCCGCCTCAAGCTGACCAACTCCGGCGGCACCGCGCTGGTCAAGGCCACCGCCGAGCGCTGGCAGGAAGTCACCGGTTGCGCCATCGTCGAGGGCTACGGCCTGACCGAAACCTCGCCGGTCGCCACTACCAACTGCTACGGTGAACTGGCGCGCCTGGGTACCGTGGGTATTCCGGTGGCGGGTACCACGCTCAAGGTGATCGACGACGATGGCCTCGAGCAGCCGCTCGGCGAACGGGGCGAGTTGTGCATCAAGGGCCCGCAGGTGATGAAGGGCTACTGGCAGCGCGAAGAGGCGACCGCCGAAGTGCTCGACGCCGAAGGCTGGTTCAAGACCGGCGACATCGCGGTGATCGACCCGGACGGCTACGTACGCATCGTCGACCGCAAGAAGGACATGATCATCGTCTCGGGCTTCAACGTGTACCCGAACGAGATCGAGGATGTGGTCATGGCTCACCCGAAGGTCGCCAGCTGTGCAGCCATCGGCGTGCCGGACGAGAAATCCGGCGAGGCGGTCAAGCTGTTCGTCGTGCCGCGTGAAGGTGGCGTGACGGTGGAAGAGCTCAAGGCCTATTGCCGGGAGAATTTCACCGGTTACAAGGTGCCCAAGCATATCGTCCTCAGGGAATCGCTGCCGATGACCCCGGTCGGCAAGATCCTGCGCCGCGAGCTGCGCGACATCGCCTAA